TCACCCGACGTTCCGCGTCATCTCATGGGTGACCCATTGCGCATCGGTCAGGTTCTGCTGAACCTCACGAGCAACGCGCTCAAGTTCACCGATCGTGGGAAGGTGGCGACCTCGGTGGAGGTGCACCGCCGCGAGGATGATCTCGTCTGGCTCTCGTTCTCGGTGCGAGACACCGGGATCGGCATCACGCCATCGCAGCAGACGCGAATCTTCCTGGCGTTCACACAGGCCAATGAGACCATCACGCGCCGATACGGGGGAACCGGCCTGGGGCTGTCGATCTGCAAGCACCTGGTGACCCTCATGGGAGGCGCCATGTCCCTCGAGAGCGAGCCTGGACTCGGAAGCACGTTCGTGTTCTCGCTTCCCTTCGAGGCCGCGGCGCTCCCCGCGCAGGACGAAAGCAACATCCGCCCTTCAATCGCGGGTCTGCGCGTGCTTGTCGTTGAAGACAACCCTATCAACCAGCGTGTGGTACGCGAGATACTCGAGGGCTTCGAGGTGCGTGTCGACGTGGCGTCGTCTGGTGCTGCCGCACTCGAGAGCCTCGGGTCCGCGGCGTTGCACGTCGATGCGGTTCTGCTCGACGTGCAGATGCCTGACCTCGATGGCTACGAGGTAGCGCGACAGGTGCGCCTGAACCCGCAGCTTGCCGATCTCCCCATCATCGCGCTCACCGCGCAGGCCCTGAAATCAGACCGAGACAAGTGCCTCGCGGCGGGGATGAACGCGTTCCTCACCAAGCCTGTCGATCCGGAGCAGCTTGTGTCATGCCTGGCGAGCATCATGAAGCCGGTCTCTGCGGCGCCTTCCACGCAATCTGCGGAGCCCGTCACGTCAACCAGCCGGAGCCGCTCCGACGGGCTTCCTGGCGTCGACCTTCTCGACGCACTGATGCGCCTCTCTGGCAACCAGCAGCTCTTGTTCGACCTGCTCCACGAGTTCGTTTCGCGCTGGAACGACGGAGGAGAGCGCATGCGCGCTGCCGTGGACTCCGGCGCCACCGACACCGCTCGACGACTGGCGCACCAGCTGGGAGACGCTGCGGCGACCCTGTCGATGCACGGGGTCGCTGCCGCCGCAATTGAGGTCGAAAAGGCCGACGACCCCAGCATCACGGTGGCCATCGAGCGTCTTCGGCACACCCTCGATCTTGTTCTGACAGGCCTCTCCACGCTGCAGCGCAACGCCGCGCCGCCCCCCACCGATCGCTGAGCTTCACGCGCTTCAGGCTCCTTTCAGGCCTGCACGCTAGCATGCGTGTCACAGCATTGGAGGTGCCCGATGATTGCTCCATACGTCACCGACGCCGGCCCCGCGCTTCGCCGCTTCCAGGCCCTTTCTGCCGATCTCGCGCAACACGGCGGATCTGCTTCGAGCAACCAGCCGGTGGCGCCGTCAGACGGTTACACCTCCGCTGAGATGTATCTTGGCAGCCGACTGGGCAAGAACGCCGAAAGTCCAGACGCCATCTACGTCATGAGCTATCGCACCGAGAGCGATGGGGAGCACATCCTCACAGAGACGTTTGTGCGCCGACGAGAGCCGAGCCTCCTCGATCGGGTGATGCGACGACCTGGGCCGGACAACGTCTACCACATCCTGCAAGAGTACGTGAGAGGGACCTCGGGAAGCCAGCTGGTCGACGCCGTTCTCGCGCGCTACGACCCGCGGCAGGCACAGCGAACCGAGCTCGCAGAAGAAGGGCGGGCTCTCGACCGCACCCGACAGCTCGAGTCAGAGACCGGGCTGCGGCTGCTCTGACGCCCGTTGCAAGGAA
Above is a window of Pseudomonadota bacterium DNA encoding:
- a CDS encoding response regulator: MGALAVVYAALGYLTEAAFASRSLPVRVWPSGGVAFAAMLLDPHLWPGLFVGCIFNSSGGQLGVAGLLSEAVGKVMAAICGVALIRRLGRFHPDLTHPRDLLLLAAGGALNASVSALICTTTLLWSHIVPKEAYAGLLVDWWQGDLLGILLMTPFVLVWRRMPRGWLTSPRVFETAACFGLALVTGHVIFMGTGPSENTLGAFSPIIFLFVTWAAWRFGRHGAQLVVVMAGIQGLVGAVTGSGCFHDDMRQNGMLSFWVYMSALTVVGMTQALIIFERNEAENELAAAKRVAEDANAMKSMFLANMSHEIRTPLNAIAGFTHLALQTDLTLRQQDYLQKIQSASRTLLMLVNDVIDVSKIEAGKMTVERIPFALSDVIANVSDVVALKAKEKGLEITFRVSPDVPRHLMGDPLRIGQVLLNLTSNALKFTDRGKVATSVEVHRREDDLVWLSFSVRDTGIGITPSQQTRIFLAFTQANETITRRYGGTGLGLSICKHLVTLMGGAMSLESEPGLGSTFVFSLPFEAAALPAQDESNIRPSIAGLRVLVVEDNPINQRVVREILEGFEVRVDVASSGAAALESLGSAALHVDAVLLDVQMPDLDGYEVARQVRLNPQLADLPIIALTAQALKSDRDKCLAAGMNAFLTKPVDPEQLVSCLASIMKPVSAAPSTQSAEPVTSTSRSRSDGLPGVDLLDALMRLSGNQQLLFDLLHEFVSRWNDGGERMRAAVDSGATDTARRLAHQLGDAAATLSMHGVAAAAIEVEKADDPSITVAIERLRHTLDLVLTGLSTLQRNAAPPPTDR